The proteins below come from a single Candida albicans SC5314 chromosome 7, complete sequence genomic window:
- the CRN1 gene encoding Crn1p (Coronin; cortical actin cytoskeletal component; predicted role in regulation of actin patch assembly; rat catheter and Spider biofilm repressed), with protein MSGKFVRASKYRHVFGQPAKKELCYENLRITKNAWDSNIIQTNGKYISVNWESSGGGAFAVIPVNETGKAPDTVSLFRGHKGPVLDTAFNPFNEQQIASCSDDGDILIWQIPDDYSFHKYLDEEENIKDVTEPIKVLSGHKKKVGLIAFHPCAENVLASTSLDYSVKIWNVETGKDEITLQHNDFVTSISFNYNGSLLATCSRDKKLRIWDIRSGKIISEGSGHAGAKPSRVAWLGNTDRIVTTGFSRFSDRQIGIWDVENIDKGPINGFWQVDTSSGVLIPYFDVETSILYVAGKGDGNIRYYEYINDELFELSEYTSTDPQRGFAVAPKYSVNLKDNEVTKSYKTVLDNSIEPVSFIVPRRAEVFQADIYPDCPSTEPALSAEEWFSGKEVNGPLLITMESLYNGIKPEIHESKPVTVVNEVKKEAEQKKQEEIKLKSEQKEKKSDSQSTSAATASTTKKQEIESTKEGTPGKNVDDLLKTSGQVSSLLNKVAEQSDDEDNTNQENGKDEAWEEVKKPVTKSLSPSKVDKKEEPKKEEPKKEEPKKEEPKKVTSPVTNGKSVKQENQQDSKSNVPKKSTANNDYTTVEKLAEVVTKLESRVSELTNAGLEKDKKLEALEKKLEELLKRSTA; from the exons ATGAG tgGAAAATTTGTGAGAGCCTCCAAGTATCGTCATGTTTTTGGACAACCAGCCAAGAAAGAATTGTGTTATGAGAACTTGAGAATTACCAAAAATGCTTGGGATTccaatattattcaaaCCAATGGAAAGTACATTTCAGTTAATTGGGAGTCTTCAGGGGGTGGTGCATTTGCTGTCATTCCTGTTAACGAGACTGGGAAAGCTCCTGATACTGTTTCGTTATTTAGAGGACACAAGGGTCCAGTTTTAGATACTGCTTTCAATCCATTCAatgaacaacaaattgCTAGTTGCTCTGATGATGGAGACATTTTGATTTGGCAAATTCCCGATGACTATTCATTTCACAAGTAtcttgatgaagaagaaaatattaaagATGTCACTGAACCCATTAAAGTCTTATCGGGCcacaaaaagaaagtcGGATTGATTGCATTCCATCCATGTGCTGAAAATGTGTTGGCATCAACATCGTTGGACTATTCAGTTAAAATTTGGAATGTTGAAACTGGGAAAGATGAAATCACTTTGCAGCATAACGATTTTGTcacatcaatttcattcaattaCAACGGGTCCTTATTAGCTACCTGTTCCAGAGACAAGAAATTGCGTATTTGGGATATCAGATCAGGTAAGATCATTTCTGAAGGATCTGGGCACGCCGGAGCCAAACCATCGAGGGTTGCTTGGCTTGGAAATACCGATAGAATTGTTACAACTGGGTTTTCTAGGTTTTCGGATCGTCAAATTGGTATTTGGGATGTTGAGAATATTGACAAAGGTCCAATCAATGGATTTTGGCAAGTTGATACGTCGTCCGGTGTTTTGATTCCATACTTTGACGTGGAAACCTCAATATTATATGTTGCTGGTAAGGGTGACGGAAATATTCGTTATTATGAGTATATCAATGATGAATTGTTCGAGTTATCCGAATACACATCGACCGACCCTCAAAGAGGATTTGCTGTTGCTCCTAAATATTCAGTTAATTTGAAAGACAATGAAGTTACTAAAAGTTACAAAACAGTTTTGGATAACTCCATCGAGCCTGTTTCCTTTATTGTACCAAGAAGGGCAGAAGTATTCCAAGCTGATATTTATCCAGACTGTCCTTCGACAGAGCCAGCATTGAGCGCTGAAGAATGGTTCTCTGGCAAAGAGGTGAATGGTCCATTGCTCATTACAATGGAATCATTGTATAATGGTATCAAACCAGAAATCCACGAATCCAAACCAGTAACCGTGGTAAACGAAGTCAAAAAAGAGGCCgaacaaaagaaacaagaGGAAATCAAGTTAAAGAGTGAACAGAAGGAAAAGAAGTCTGATAGTCAATCAACATCAGCTGCTACTGCTTCTACTACtaagaaacaagaaatcGAATCTACTAAAGAAGGCACTCCAGGAAAGAATGTCGACGATTTATTAAAGACTTCAGGACAAGTAAGTAGTTTGCTTAATAAAGTAGCTGAACAATCTGATGACGAAGACAATACCAACCAGGAAAACGGAAAAGATGAAGCCTGGGAGGAAGTAAAGAAGCCAGTAACAAAGTCATTATCCCCTTCTAAGGTTGATAAAAAGGAAGAGCCTAAGAAGGAAGAACCAAAGAAAGAGGAGCCAAAGAAAGAGGAACCAAAGAAAGTGACATCTCCAGTTACAAATGGAAAATCAgtcaaacaagaaaatcaacaagatagtaaatcaaatgtaccaaaaaaatcaactgCAAATAACGACTACACCACTGTCGAAAAGTTGGCTGAGGTGGTAACTAAGTTAGAGTCAAGGGTATCAGAATTGACAAATGCTGGAttagaaaaagataaaaagtTGGAAGCattagaaaagaaattagaaGAGTTGTTAAAAAGATCAACAGcatag
- the MSK1 gene encoding lysine--tRNA ligase (Putative mitochondrial lysine-tRNA synthetase; flucytosine repressed), giving the protein MLSHRLIPRVIPRVGNFIRPFLVSHYSTTLDADNLTYENRKGIITNDGKNHVDSKYYPSLSAVRQRLAGSEKLRVKEFCKNFKDVVKFSDIDNNRSCEIYLLEGRITSIRKSGKAMYFIDIVQDDCSVQIMATNKLMGMDPTAFNDCHSFFKIGDYIAVRGYASRTKTGELTLKLNKQIEMLTPVLSKMPNRLEDRGLINNNRVLNYLVNRDSKDAIIVKSKVIQAIRNFLLDRDFLEVQTPILSGQGTGANATPFVTKFKGEPVHLRVAPELWLKKLVIGGFDKVFEIGSNFRNEGIDMTHNPEFATCEFYQAYTSLDELMKMTEDMFGYVFDKLGVTDKFPTGNFPKYEFLPTIEQKTGVSITDLTLDGLVNYHKRLDLAVPPNPNPVKLLNNLSEIYLESICSEHPNTPVFIYNQPEIMSPLAKSITDAAGNRISSRFELFINAREMANAYEEENDPCKQLEKFKLQQKMKADYNDQEMLIPDHNYVWAMEYGLPPTGGWGCGIDRLAMLIAGANRIEDVLTFGTLSSVLKN; this is encoded by the coding sequence ATGCTACTGCACCGACTAATTCCCAGAGTAATACCGAGAGTTGGAAACTTTATTAGGCCTTTTTTGGTTTCACACTATCTGACCACGTTAGATGCCGACAATTTAACATACGAGAATAGAAAAGGGATCATCACCAATGATGGAAAGAATCACGTTGATTCCAAGTATTATCCCCTGCTTTCGGCCGTTCGTCAAAGACTAGCAGGAAGTGAAAAATTACGTGTCAAGGAATTTTGTAAAAACTTTAAAGACGTTGTTAAATTTCTGGACATAGATAATAACCGACTGTGTGAGATTTATTTGCTTGAAGGGAGAATAACTAGTATAAGAAAATCAGGCAAAGCTATGTATTTTATTGACATAGTCCAAGACGACTGTTCAGTACAGATTATGGCAACGAATAAATTAATGGGGATGGATCCGACGGCTTTTAATGATTGTCATAgctttttcaaaattggcGATTATATTGCTGTTAGGGGTTACGCTTCCAGAACGAAAACTGGAGAATTGactttgaaattgaacaagCAAATTGAAATGTTGACGCCTGTTTTGCTGAAAATGCCAAACAGATTAGAGGATCGTGGcttgattaataataataggGTTCTAAACTATCTAGTAAACCGAGATTCCAAGGATGCAATAATTGTCAAGTCGAAAGTCATTCAAGCCATTCGAAATTTTTTACTCGATAGAGATTTTTTGGAAGTACAGACACCAATATTGAGTGGTCAAGGCACTGGTGCTAATGCAACTCCATTTGTAACAAAATTCAAGGGGGAACCCGTGCATTTACGTGTTGCTCCAGAACTATGgttgaagaaattagtGATTGGTGGATTTGATAAGgtatttgaaattggcAGTAACTTTAGGAATGAGGGCATTGATATGACTCACAATCCTGAGTTTGCCACCTGTGAATTCTATCAAGCTTACACTAGTTTGGatgaattaatgaaaatgacaGAAGATATGTTTGGTTATGTTTTTGACAAGTTGGGGGTTACAGATAAATTTCCTACTGGCAATTTCCCCAAATACGAGTTTTTGCCTACGATCGAACAAAAGACCGGAGTGTCCATTACTGATTTGACTTTGGACGGATTGGTTAATTATCATAAGAGATTGGACTTGGCAGTACCACCAAACCCTAATCCAgttaaattgttgaataatttgTCAGAAATATATTTGGAATCAATTTGCTCGGAACATCCAAATACCCCagtttttatatataacCAGCCAGAGATTATGTCACCATTGgcaaaatcaattacagATGCTGCGGGCAATAGAATTTCATCGAGgtttgaattatttataaatgCCAGAGAGATGGCCAATGCATATGAAGAGGAAAATGATCCATGTAAGCAATTAgagaaattcaaattgcaacaaaaaatgaaagCTGATTACAACGATCAAGAAATGTTGATCCCAGATCATAATTATGTTTGGGCAATGGAATATGGATTGCCCCCAACAGGTGGTTGGGGATGTGGCATCGATAGACTTGCAATGTTGATTGCAGGTGCAAATAGAATTGAGGATGTTCTAACATTTGGGACATTGCTGTctgttttgaaaaattga